One segment of Panicum virgatum strain AP13 chromosome 1K, P.virgatum_v5, whole genome shotgun sequence DNA contains the following:
- the LOC120696982 gene encoding uncharacterized protein LOC120696982, which translates to MGSLGPSMVTLQQQQQHPKAGMPAAAAAAGEQQQGGGGDGFFRMPLHYPRYKRADYEAMPEWHVDCLLREYGLPVAGDLRAKREFAMGAFLWPDQY; encoded by the coding sequence ATGGGCTCTCTGGGACCTAGCATGGTGaccctgcagcagcagcagcagcaccccaAGGCAGGcatgcccgcggcggcggcggcggccggcgagcagcagcagggcggcggcggcgacgggttcTTCCGGATGCCGCTGCACTACCCGCGGTACAAGAGGGCGGACTACGAGGCGATGCCGGAGTGGCACGTGGACTGCCTGCTGCGCGAGTACGgcctccccgtcgccggcgacctccgcGCCAAGCGGGAGTTCGCCATGGGCGCCTTCCTCTGGCCCGACCAGTACTGA
- the LOC120696993 gene encoding uncharacterized protein LOC120696993 codes for MEPRHGHSAFTISFSNPNGFVNQHTVVPAASHPAPGSSQPDVLAPRGYKRKLTELALGLGDSSSSDSSRQSMGTGCTVSSARGSDDGSCMDYDINFQLSLGNEGTSMLHKQACDSRRAFEKPGLDLKLSLAPSQSGVTDTDLIRTTALQDTFVHPRIMALVPTVDEGSTSARRPYGGMVLSFLNQAEQLTGFSLSQAFPVSSNQIQAPAPPPPTVVQQPKSPAAYSSGFVHSQQRSSSTKVCSYPGCIKGARGSSGRCIAHGGGRRCQKEGCNKGAEGKTIFCKAHGGGRRCSYLGCTKSAEGRTDYCIAHGGGRRCSHEGCKRAARGKSGRCIKHGGGKRCQKPNCTKSAEGRSGMCIAHGGGRRCQHTGCGKGAQGSTNFCKAHGGGKRCTHPDCPKGAEGSTPFCKGHGGGKRCSAEGCTKSVHGGTQFCVAHGGGKRCVVEGCKKSARGRTDRCVGHGGGKRCQSTGCDKSAQGSTDFCKAHGGGRRCLWGHPGSDLGSGSTPCDRLGRGKKGLCDHHNPLVNDNSVHGGVSFGVFSMVSDALSHGASPPSIGTSMHSFFLHPAEAPRRAPASAHEGRVHGGNFMPMLGGVSLGKKPTNDCDASTSATLNWKSSGDMAKPSSSARRSWL; via the coding sequence ATGGAACCCAGACATGGGCATTCAGCATTCACCATAAGTTTCTCAAATCCAAATGGCTTTGTGAATCAGCATACTGTGGTTCCAGCAGCCAGTCATCCAGCACCTGGTTCTAGCCAACCTGATGTGCTTGCTCCGAGAGGTTACAAGAGAAAGTTGACTGAATTGGCTCTAGGTCTGGGCGACTCATCAAGCTCAGATAGCAGCCGGCAGAGCATGGGTACTGGCTGCACTGTTTCTTCTGCCAGGGGAAGTGACGATGGCTCATGTATGGACTATGACATAAATTTTCAGTTATCTCTTGGCAATGAGGGTACTTCCATGCTGCATAAACAGGCTTGTGATTCTAGGAGGGCTTTTGAGAAGCCTGGTTTGGATCTCAAGTTATCTTTGGCACCATCTCAATCTGGGGTAACTGATACAGACCTGATTAGAACCACTGCACTTCAGGACACATTTGTGCATCCACGTATTATGGCTTTAGTGCCAACAGTTGATGAAGGATCTACATCTGCTCGACGTCCATATGGAGGCATGGTGCTTTCTTTTCTTAACCAGGCTGAACAATTGACAGGGTTTTCTCTGAGCCAAGCATTTCCAGTGAGCTCTAATCAGATTCAAGCTCCAGCTCCTCCACCACCAACAGTGGTCCAACAGCCGAAAAGTCCAGCAGCCTATTCTTCCGGGTTTGTCCATTCGCagcagcgcagcagcagcacaaaGGTTTGTTCATACCCAGGATGTATAAAAGGAGCCAGAGGTTCATCAGGGCGGTGCATTGCCCATGGTGGGGGTAGAAGGTGCCAAAAGGAAGGCTGCAACAAAGGAGCAGAGGGCAAGACTATTTTTTGTAAAGCTCATGGAGGGGGGAGGCGTTGCAGCTATCTTGGATGCACCAAGAGCGCTGAAGGCCGTACTGATTACTGCATAGCacacggcggtggccggcgttgCAGTCATGAAGGATGCAAAAGAGCAGCACGAGGGAAATCCGGCCGCTGTATCAAGCATGGTGGCGGGAAGAGGTGCCAAAAGCCAAACTGCACAAAGAGTGCTGAAGGGCGGTCAGGCATGTGCATCGCTCACGGAGGTGGTCGCCGCTGTCAGCATACTGGTTGTGGTAAGGGAGCTCAGGGCAGCACTAATTTTTGCAAAGCTCACGGTGGTGGAAAGAGATGCACACACCCCGATTGTCCCAAGGGAGCAGAGGGGAGCACACCATTCTGCAAGGGCCATGGAGGTGGCAAACGCTGTTCAGCTGAAGGTTGCACGAAGAGTGTGCATGGCGGGACCCAATTCTGTGTCGCGCATGGAGGAGGCAAGCGGTGCGTAGTAGAAGGTTGCAAGAAGAGTGCAAGAGGCCGCACCGACCGATGTGTTGGTCACGGTGGGGGTAAGCGATGCCAGTCCACCGGCTGTGATAAGAGTGCGCAGGGAAGCACTGATTTCTGCAAGGCGCACGGCGGAGGCAGGCGTTGCTTGTGGGGGCATCCGGGTTCAGACCTCGGATCCGGTAGCACTCCTTGTGACCGCCTTGGAAGAGGCAAAAAGGGCCTGTGCGATCATCACAACCCGCTGGTGAACGACAACAGCGTCCATGGGGGCGTCTCATTTGGTGTTTTCAGTATGGTCAGCGATGCCCTTTCTCACGGAGCTAGTCCTCCAAGCATTGGAACAAGCATGCACAGCTTCTTCCTGCACCCAGCAGAGGCTCCTCGCCGTGCACCAGCCTCAGCCCATGAGGGCCGTGTGCATGGTGGTAACTTTATGCCCATGCTTGGTGGTGTGAGCCTAGGGAAGAAACCCACCAACGATTGTGATGCTAGCACCTCCGCAACCCTCAACTGGAAATCTTCAGGTGACATGGCAAAACCTAGCAGCTCTGCACGGCGCAGCTGGCTGTAA
- the LOC120697007 gene encoding 50S ribosomal protein L21, chloroplastic-like produces MPPLPAAAMATATLPLRLLPSKTLTLSSVPSARRSLSVASVPHRRWQLRAAAEEAPEAVEVEFVEPEAEAEEEEPAVPEPVEAQLAAAGAGKDADIFAVVMIGSRQYIVMPGRYIYTQRLKCANVNDQIILNKVLLVSTRDKAYIGMPVVTNAAVHAVVEEQGRDDKVIVFKYKKKKKYQRKLGHRQPNTRLRITGISGYEEYPADPILDPTTA; encoded by the exons AtgcctcccctccccgccgcggccatggccaccgcgacgctgcccctccgcctcctcccctccaaGACCCTGACCCTCTCCTCCGTACCCTCCGCGCGCCGCTCCCTCTCCGTCGCCTCTGTCCCGCACCGGCGCTGGCAGCTccgagccgccgccgaggaggcgcCCGAGGCCGTGGAGGTTGAGTTCGTGGAGCccgaggcggaggctgaggaGGAGGAACCCGCGGTGCCGGAGCCCGTCGAGGCGCAGCTCGCTGCGGCGGGGGCCGGGAAGGATGCCGACATCTTCGCTGTTGTCATG ATTGGTTCAAGGCAATACATTGTGATGCCAGGCCGGTATATATACACACAGAGATTGAAATGTGCCAATGTCAATGATCAG ATCATATTAAACAAGGTGCTACTAGTGTCAACTAGAGACAAAGCGTACATTGGAATGCCAGTGGTGACTAATGCTGCTGTTCACGCAGTGGTCGAAGAACAG GGACGGGATGATAAAGTTATAGTCTTCaagtacaagaagaagaagaagtaccAGAGGAAACTTGGTCACAGACAG CCAAACACAAGGTTAAGAATCACAGGCATAAGCGGATATGAAGAGTACCCTGCTGACCCAATACTTGACCCTACTACAGCTTAA
- the LOC120696966 gene encoding serine/threonine-protein phosphatase 6 regulatory ankyrin repeat subunit C-like — METGTRPAEPFLPLRWESTGDQWWYATPIDWAAAGGHYDLVRELLRLDANLLVKLTSLRRIRRLESVWDDDARLAGAARNRAAVARHLLLDCDPRGAGPGNRLLRAGYGGWLLYTAAAAGDAAFVRELLAAQPLLVFGEGEYGVTDILYAAARSGCAEVFRLLLDAVLSPASCPVVGEEFRGEMMNRAVHAAARGGSLEVLRDLLRGCSDAAAYRDAQGSTILHAAAARGQVEVVKDLVASFDIVNSVDDQGNTALHIAAFRGYLPVVEALVTASSSLVSATNEAGDTFLHMALTGFGTPGFRRLDRQMELIRQLVGGAFVDVSSIINVQNDDGKTVLHLAVVGNLQSNLVELLMRAPSIDLNIRDNDGMTPLDLLRKQPRTASSEILIKQLILVGGITNSRDHETRSAIASQLKMHCIVGSPGTSFKISDAEIFLHAGIDVSVISERTTSFSSSVGRVDSEIPGPKLKKLNSFQDAAKHIKVLLKWPRRKGKKPGGDQKDLDDDASSVSSVKSCSHVETPTPLRQRHSRISSLFNNKRTYAGNGSPSEATKKSGLVQSECIPASSSWSSSSLVDKIEAVHLENDQPSPYLSRLIRHTPKKHGSLNSRLLNQSFRLGA; from the exons ATGGAGACGGggacgcggccggcggagcCGTTCCTGCCGCTGCGGTGGGAGAGCACGGGCGACCAGTGGTGGTACGCGACGCCCATCGactgggcggcggccggcggccactACGACCTCGTCCGCGAGCTCCTCCGCCTCGACGCCAACCTCCTCGTCAAGCTCACCTCCCTCCGCCGCATCCGCCGCCTCGAGTCCGTCTGGGACGACGACGCGCGCCTCGCGGGCGCCGCCAGgaaccgcgccgccgtcgcccgccacctcctcctcgactGCGACCCCCGCGGCGCCGGCCCCGGCAACCGCCTCCTCCGGGCCGGGTACGGCGGCTGGCTCCTCtacacggcggccgcggccggggacgcCGCCTTCGTCCGGGAGCTGCTCGCGGCGCAGCCGCTGCTCGTCTTCGGCGAGGGGGAGTACGGCGTCACCGACATCCTCTACGCCGCGGCCAGGAGCGGGTGCGCCGAGGTGTTCCGGCTCCTGCTCGACGCCGTGCTGTCCCCGGCGTCCTGCCCTGTCGTCGGTGAGGAATTCAGGGGCGAGATGATGAACCGCGCCGTGCACGCCGCAGCGAGGGGAGGCAGCCTGGAGGTGCTCAGGGACCTCCTGCGCGGCTGCTCCGACGCCGCGGCGTACCGAGACGCGCAGGGATCGACCATCTTGCACGCCGCCGCTGCAAGGGGCCAGGTTGAG GTTGTCAAGGATCTCGTTGCATCTTTTGATATAGTCAACTCTGTAGATGACCAAGGGAATACAGCGTTGCATATAGCAGCTTTTAGGGGCTATCTGCCTGTGGTTGAGGCTCTTGTTACTGCATCATCATCTCTTGTATCAGCAACAAATGAAGCTGGTGACACGTTCCTTCACATGGCATTGACTGGCTTTGGGACTCCTGGATTCCGAAGGCTTGATCGTCAGATGGAGCTTATAAGGCAGTTAGTTGGTGGAGCGTTTGTGGATGTCAGCAGCATTATAAATGTGCAAAATGATGATGGAAAGACAGTTCTTCACTTAGCTGTGGTTGGCAATTTGCAGTCTAACCTTGTTGAACTCTTGATGAGAGCACCTTCTATTGACCTCAACATCCGTGACAATGATGGCATGACTCCTCTGGATTTACTCAGGAAACAACCACGAACGGCATCATCAGAAATACTGATCAAACAACTGATTTTGGTGGGTGGAATCACAAACTCGAGGGACCATGAGACCAGATCAGCTATCGCATCTCAGCTCAAGATGCACTGCATTGTAGGAAGCCCCGGTACATCTTTCAAGATATCAGATGCTGAGATTTTCCTCCATGCTGGAATTGACGTGTCAGTCATCAGTGAAAGGACAACATCATTTTCCTCTAGTGTTGGTAGGGTTGATTCTGAAATCCCGGGACCCAAACTGAAGAAGCTGAATTCTTTCCAAGATGCAGCGAAACATATCAAAGTCCTTCTCAAATGGCCTCGCCGCAAGGGGAAGAAACCAGGCGGAGACCAAAAGGATCTGGATGATGATGCCTCATCAGTGAGCTCTGTAAAGAGCTGTAGCCATGTAGAGACTCCAACACCTCTGAGGCAAAGGCACTCCAGGATCAGCTCCCTCTTCAACAACAAGCGGACCTATGCAGGCAATGGTTCACCTAGCGAAGCAACGAAGAAGAGTGGACTAGTACAATCTGAATGTATTCCAGCTTCTTCCTCTTGGTCATCGTCATCATTGGTTGACAAGATTGAAGCTGTACACCTGGAAAATGACCAGCCGTCTCCTTATTTAAGTAGGCTGATCAGACATACACCCAAGAAACATGGATCTCTGAACAGTAGACTTTTGAACCAATCCTTCAGGCTTGGGGCATAA